A window of the Citrus sinensis cultivar Valencia sweet orange chromosome 9, DVS_A1.0, whole genome shotgun sequence genome harbors these coding sequences:
- the LOC102630644 gene encoding oligouridylate-binding protein 1-like isoform X3 has protein sequence MQQHRLKQQTMMQQQSLYQYHPSLLAAPQIEPILSGNLPPRFDASTCRSVYVGNIHPQVTNALLQEVFSSTGPLEGCKLIKKDKSSYGFVDYFDRRSAALAIVTLNGRHIFGQPIKVNWAYASSQREDTSGHFNVFVGDLSPEVTDATLFACFSVFPTCSDARVMWDQKTGRSRGFGFVSFRNQEDAQSAINDLNGKWLGNRQIRCNWAAKGATSGDEKQSSDFKSVVELTNGTSDGQEKSNEDAPENNPQYTTVYVGNLSSEVTSVDLHRHFHALCVGTIEDVRVQRDKGFGFVRYSTHPEAALAIQMGNARILCGKPIKCSWGSKPTPPGTSSTPLPPPPAPHLPGFSATDLAAYERQIALSKIAGAQALMHPQAQHALKLGMGAAGASQAIYDSSGFQNVATTQQLMYY, from the exons ATGCAGCAGCATAGGCTGAAGCAACAAACAATGATGCAGCAGCAGTCTTTATACCAATACCATCCCAGTCTCTTAGCTGCTCCTCAG ATAGAGCCTATCTTGAGTGGAAATCTGCCTCCGCGATTTGATGCAAGTACATGCCGCAGCGT GTATGTTGGAAACATTCATCCTCAGGTTACAAATGCCCTGCTTCAAGAGGTTTTTTCAAGTACCGGTCCCCTTGAAGGATGCAAGCTCATTAAAAAAGATAAG TCATCCTATGGCTTTGTGGACTACTTTGATCGCAGATCAGCTGCCCTTGCAATTGTGACTCTTAATGGAAGGCACAT ATTTGGACAACCTATTAAAGTAAACTGGGCTTATGCTAGCAGCCAGAGAGAGGACACATCAG GTCATTTCAACGTTTTTGTTGGTGATCTTAGCCCTGAAGTAACAGATGCTACTTTGTTTGCGTGCTTCTCTGTGTTTCCTACTTGTTC GGATGCAAGGGTTATGTGGGACCAAAAGACTGGGCGTTCAAGGGGTTTTGGGTTTGTTTCTTTTCGGAATCAGGAG GATGCCCAAAGTGCAATAAATGACTTAAATG GGAAGTGGCTTGGTAATAGACAGATTCGGTGCAACTGGGCTGCAAAAGGTGCTACCTCTGGTGATGAAAAGCAAAGTTCAGATTTCAAAAGTGTTGTAGAGCTTACAAATGGAACATCTG ATGGTCAAGAGAAGAGCAATGAGGACGCTCCGGAGAACAATCCTCAGTATACAACTGTTTATGTTGGCAATCTTTCTTCAGAG GTTACCTCAGTTGATCTCCACCGACATTTTCATGCTCTTTGTGTTGGAACAATTGAAGATGTTCGGGTACAGCGAGACAAGGGTTTCGGGTTTGTGAGATACTCTACACATCCTGAAGCTGCCCTGGCTATTCAGATGGGTAATGCTCGGATTCTCTGCGGCAAACCAATTAAG TGTTCGTGGGGAAGTAAACCAACTCCCCCAGGAACAAGCTCTACTCCTCTTCCTCCACCTCCTGCACCACATTTGCCAGGTTTCTCAGCCACAGACCTTGCTGCCTATGAGCGACAGATAGCATTAAGCAAAATAGCTGGGGCACAGGCCCTAATGCATCCGCAGGCACAGCATGCCCTTAAGCTGGGAATGGGTGCTGCTGGGGCTAGTCAAGCAATCTATGACAGTAGTGGGTTCCAGAACGTCGCAACAACCCAGCAGCTTATGTACTATTAG
- the LOC102631355 gene encoding protein TIFY 10A — protein sequence MASSSEMSVNLPEKSSFSQTCSLLSQYLKEGGSFGDLSLGISSNIEANGVPEIPRRPAATTMNLFPVSDNSGQDVSARNMAAPRNWESMNLFPQQAGFAPKNDTPNMIDSSLNKPAPQTAQMTIFYGGQVIVFNDFPADKANEIMQLASNGSSLSHGTAYPPMQLPAQGYNSFAASLPKSPVESTPPVSPGPPKIPTEPSCSVPPRSNSIPNFGNNLIPERAQPPSRPCDLPIARRNSLHRFLEKRKDRIVARAPYQVNGSAGAPDKPADSKSWLGLAAQTSQ from the exons ATGGCGAGCTCGTCGGAGATGTCGGTTAACTTGCCGGAGAAATCAAGTTTCTCTCAGACGTGTAGTCTTTTGAGTCAGTACTTGAAAGAGGGAGGTAGCTTTGGAGATCTTAGCCTCGGGATATCAAGCAACATTGAAGCTAATG GGGTACCCGAGATCCCGCGGCGGCCAGCAGCTACAACTATGAATTTGTTTCCAGTAAGTGACAACTCTGGACAAGATGTTTCAGCTCGAAACATGGCAGCTCCTCGAAACTGGGAATCAATGAATTTGTTCCCTCAACAAGCTGGTTTTGCTCCTAAGAATGATACCCCTAACATGATAGATTCAAG TTTAAACAAGCCCGCTCCGCAAACTGCTCAAATGACTATATTTTATGGCGGACAAGTGATTGTGTTCAATGATTTTCCTGCTGATAAAGCAAATGAAATCATGCAATTAGCAAGCAACGGGAGCTCACTGAGCCATGGTACCGCTTATCCTCCTATGCAACTGCCGGCCCAGGGTTACAACTCTTTTGCTGCTAGTTTACCCAAAAGTCCAGTTGAATCAACTCCCCCGGTTTCTCCTGGCCCCCCAAAAATTCCAACAGAGCCTAGTTGCTCGGTTCCTCCTCGATCAAATAGCATTCCTAACTTTGGCAACAATCTAATTCCAGAACGCGCTCAACCTCCCTCGAGACCTTGTG ATCTACCAATTGCAAGGAGAAATTCACTCCACAGGTTCTTGGAGAAGAGAAAAGACAG GATTGTTGCAAGAGCACCGTACCAAGTGAATGGCTCAGCAGGGGCTCCAGACAAGCCTGCTGATAGTAAGTCATGGCTTGGCCTGGCCGCTCAAACTTCACAGTAG
- the LOC102630338 gene encoding FCS-Like Zinc finger 14-like isoform X2 has product MLGNRPRPVIGKLSALLVSGNRAGFSDVGTSPRGPLDLKIQSPRCGLRCYDAGGVGLGIVAALEKSNTACGHEILAKFAVCSNNNKSISPPIPVSSGKNCERCCQDLEIESLEDYTYVTCHGPNNKSVTRVYYDGSVTAVKESSARFAEADVSAAYYYPTSDFLSSCHLCQKKLHGRDIYMYRGEKAFCSNECRSTQIMMDERKEQCRADAPRTADVASSPYTRDHIFSTAS; this is encoded by the exons ATGTTGGGCAACAGACCTCGCCCGGTGATCGGAAAATTATCGGCTTTATTGGTTTCCGGCAACCGTGCCGGGTTTTCGGACGTGGGCACAAGCCCGAGAGGTCCACTGGACTTAAAAATTCAGTCACCGAGATGTGGTCTAAGATGTTATGATGCAGGTGGGGTTGGGTTGGGCATAGTGGCAGCACTAGAAAAGTCTAATACCGCTTGTGGGCACGAAATTTTGGCTAAATTTGCCGTAtgtagtaataataacaaatcaaTCAGCCCTCCAATTCCTGTTAGCTCAGGCAAGAATTGTGAGAGATGTTGTCAGGATTTGGAGATTGAGAGCTTGGAGGATTACACTTATGTGACCTGTCATGGGCCTAATAACAAGTCTGTCACTCGAGTCTATTACGATGGCTCTGTTACCGCCGTTAAAGAATCATCTGCAAGATTTGCGGAAGCTGATGTGTCGGCTGCTTATTACTACCCCACTTCGGATTTTCTCAGTTCATGCCATTTGTGCCAGAAAAAGCTGCACGGCAGAGATATATACATGTACAG AGGGGAGAAGGCGTTTTGCAGTAACGAGTGTCGGTCCACGCAAATAATGATGGACGAGAGGAAAGAACAATGCAGAGCTGATGCTCCAAGAACTGCAGATGTTGCAAGTTCGCCTTACACAAGGGATCACATATTTTCAACTG CAAGCTAG
- the LOC102614153 gene encoding beta-galactosidase 15-like — protein MATLKHCSRAILLCLILQTLFNLSLAYRVSHDGRAITIDGERKILLSGSIHYPRSTPGMWPDLIKKAKEGGLDAIETYVFWNAHEPLRRQYDFTGNLDLIRFIKTIQDQGLYVILRIGPYVCAEWNYGGFPVWLHNMPGIEELRTTNKVFMNEMQNFTTLIVDMAKKEKLFASQGGPIILAQIENEYGNVMSDYGDAGKSYINWCAKMATSLDIGVPWIMCQESDAPSPMINTCNGFYCDQFTPNNPNSPKMWTENWTGWFKSWGGKDPKRTAEDLAFAVARFFQFGGTFQNYYMYHGGTNFGRTSGGPYLTTSYDYDAPIDEYGHLNQPKWGHLRELHKLLKSMEKTLTYGNVTNTDYGNSVSATVYATEEGSSCFLANENQSEDSTITFQGSSYNLPAWSVSILPDCKTEEFNTAKVNTQTNVKVKRPNQAGNDQASLQWKWRPEMINDFVVRGKGHFALNTLIDQKSTNDVSDYLWYMTNTDLKDDDPILSGSSNMTLRINSSGQVLHAYVNGNYVDSQWTKYGASNDLFERPVKLTRGKNQISLLSATVGLQNYGSKFDMVPNGIPGPVLLVGRAGDETIIKDLSSHKWTYKVGLYGLDDKKFYNAKAANSERGWSSKNVPLNRRMTWYKTTFEAPLENDPVVLNLQGMGKGFAWVNGYNLGRYWPTYLAEEDGCSTEACDYRGPYGSNKCAYNCGNPSQIWYHVPRSWIKDGVNTLVLFEEFGGNPSQINFQTVVVGTACGQAHENKTMELTCHGRRISEIKYASFGDPQGACGAFKKGSCEAEIDVLPLIEKQCVGKKSCSIEASETNLGATSCAAGTVKRLVVEALC, from the exons ATGGCCACTCTAAAGCATTGCTCTCGAGCCATTCTTTTGTGCTTAATTCTTCAAACCCTTTTCAATCTGTCCCTTGCTTATCGCGTTTCACATGATGGAAGGGCGATCACCATTGATGGTGAACGTAAAATTCTGCTCTCTGGTTCCATTCATTACCCTAGAAGTACCCCAGGA ATGTGGCCAGACTTGATTAAGAAAGCTAAGGAGGGTGGCTTGGATGCTATAGAGACATACGTCTTTTGGAATGCCCACGAACCATTACGTCGCCAGTATGATTTTACTGGCAATCTTGATCTTATAAGGTTCATTAAAACTATTCAAGATCAAGGATTGTACGTCATTCTTCGCATTGGTCCCTATGTTTGTGCCGAATGGAACTATGG AGGATTCCCAGTTTGGCTGCACAACATGCCTGGTATCGAAGAGCTTCGCACCACAAATAAGGTGTTTATG aaTGAAATGCAAAATTTCACAACTTTGATAGTGGACATGGCTAAGAAAGAGAAGCTTTTCGCATCTCAAGGAGGCCCTATTATTCTTGCTCag ATTGAGAATGAATATGGAAACGTGATGTCAGACTATGGAGATGCTGGAAAATCATATATTAATTGGTGCGCAAAAATGGCTACTTCTTTAGACATTGGAGTTCCATGGATCATGTGCCAAGAGAGTGATGCCCCTTCTCCAATG aTCAATACATGCAACGGTTTCTATTGTGATCAGTTCACACCAAATAATCCCAATAGTCCTAAAATGTGGACTGAAAATTGGACTGGCTG GTTCAAGAGTTGGGGAGGCAAAGACCCAAAAAGAACTGCTGAGGATCTTGCTTTTGCGGTTGCTCGATTTTTCCAATTTGGTGGCACATTCCAAAACTATTATATG TACCATGGCGGTACCAATTTTGGTAGGACATCCGGGGGTCCATATCTCACTACTTCCTATGACTATGATGCACCAATTGATGAATatg GACACTTGAATCAACCCAAATGGGGACACCTGAGGGAACTTCATAAACTCTTGAAATCAATGGAGAAGACTCTTACGTATGGAAACGTCACCAACACTGATTACGGAAACTCGGTCTCA GCCACCGTGTATGCAACTGAGGAAGGATCAAGCTGCTTTCTTGCTAACGAAAATCAGTCGGAGGATTCAACAATCACTTTCCAGGGAAGTTCTTACAATCTTCCTGCATGGTCTGTTAGTATCCTTCCGGACTGCAAAACCGAAGAATTCAACACTGCCAAGGTGAATACTCAGACAAATGTGAAGGTGAAGAGGCCGAACCAAGCTGGGAACGATCAAGCTTCTCTTCAATGGAAATGGAGGCCTGAGATGATTAATGACTTCGTAGTTAGAGGAAAGGGTCACTTTGCTTTAAACACACTTATTGATCAAAAATCAACCAATGATGTTAGTGACTACCTCTGGTACATGACGAA TACGGACCTTAAGGACGATGACCCAATCTTGAGTGGCAGTAGCAATATGACCCTCAGAATAAATAGCAGTGGTCAAGTGCTTCATGCTTATGTTAATGGAAATTATGTTG ATTCACAATGGACCAAATATGGAGCCTCTAATGATTTATTTGAGAGACCTGTCAAGTTAACTCGTgggaaaaatcaaatttcattgCTCAGTGCAACAGTTGGCTTACAG AATTACGGAAGTAAATTTGACATGGTACCGAATGGAATTCCTGGCCCCGTTTTGCTGGTAGGAAGAGCGGGAGATGAGACTATAATAAAAGATTTATCATCTCACAAATGGACATACAAAGTTGGGTTGTATGGATTAGATGATAAGAAATTTTACAATGCAAAGGCAGCTAATTCAGAACGAGGTTGGTCATCCAAAAATGTGCCATTAAACAGGAGAATGACTTGGTACAAGACTACCTTCGAAGCTCCTCTTGAAAATGATCCCGTTGTACTAAATTTACAAGGAATGGGCAAAGGTTTTGCTTGGGTTAATGGCTATAACCTCGGCCGTTACTGGCCAACTTATCTTGCTGAAGAGGATGGTTGCAGCACGGAGGCTTGTGACTACCGCGGCCCTTACGGCAGCAACAAGTGTGCCTACAATTGCGGCAACCCTTCTCAGATATG GTATCATGTTCCTCGATCCTGGATTAAAGATGGTGTGAACACATTGGTTCTGTTTGAAGAATTCGGTGGCAATCCATCGCAAATTAATTTCCAAACAGTCGTGGTGGGAACGGCATGTGGGCAAGCACATGAGAACAAGACAATGGAACTTACATGCCACGGTCGACGAATCTCTGAAATTAAGTATGCCAGTTTTGGAGATCCACAAGGAGCTTGTGGGGCATTTAAGAAAGGAAGCTGTGAAGCTGAAATCGATGTGTTGCCCCTGATTGAGAAGCAATGTGTTGGCAAGAAGAGCTGTTCCATTGAAGCCTCTGAAACAAACCTTGGAGCTACAAGCTGTGCAGCAGGCACTGTCAAGAGGCTTGTCGTGGAAGCTCTTTGCTAG
- the LOC102630644 gene encoding oligouridylate-binding protein 1-like isoform X1, translating into MQQHRLKQQTMMQQQSLYQYHPSLLAAPQIEPILSGNLPPRFDASTCRSVYVGNIHPQVTNALLQEVFSSTGPLEGCKLIKKDKSSYGFVDYFDRRSAALAIVTLNGRHIFGQPIKVNWAYASSQREDTSGHFNVFVGDLSPEVTDATLFACFSVFPTCSDARVMWDQKTGRSRGFGFVSFRNQEDAQSAINDLNGKWLGNRQIRCNWAAKGATSGDEKQSSDFKSVVELTNGTSVLFAEDGQEKSNEDAPENNPQYTTVYVGNLSSEVTSVDLHRHFHALCVGTIEDVRVQRDKGFGFVRYSTHPEAALAIQMGNARILCGKPIKCSWGSKPTPPGTSSTPLPPPPAPHLPGFSATDLAAYERQIALSKIAGAQALMHPQAQHALKLGMGAAGASQAIYDSSGFQNVATTQQLMYY; encoded by the exons ATGCAGCAGCATAGGCTGAAGCAACAAACAATGATGCAGCAGCAGTCTTTATACCAATACCATCCCAGTCTCTTAGCTGCTCCTCAG ATAGAGCCTATCTTGAGTGGAAATCTGCCTCCGCGATTTGATGCAAGTACATGCCGCAGCGT GTATGTTGGAAACATTCATCCTCAGGTTACAAATGCCCTGCTTCAAGAGGTTTTTTCAAGTACCGGTCCCCTTGAAGGATGCAAGCTCATTAAAAAAGATAAG TCATCCTATGGCTTTGTGGACTACTTTGATCGCAGATCAGCTGCCCTTGCAATTGTGACTCTTAATGGAAGGCACAT ATTTGGACAACCTATTAAAGTAAACTGGGCTTATGCTAGCAGCCAGAGAGAGGACACATCAG GTCATTTCAACGTTTTTGTTGGTGATCTTAGCCCTGAAGTAACAGATGCTACTTTGTTTGCGTGCTTCTCTGTGTTTCCTACTTGTTC GGATGCAAGGGTTATGTGGGACCAAAAGACTGGGCGTTCAAGGGGTTTTGGGTTTGTTTCTTTTCGGAATCAGGAG GATGCCCAAAGTGCAATAAATGACTTAAATG GGAAGTGGCTTGGTAATAGACAGATTCGGTGCAACTGGGCTGCAAAAGGTGCTACCTCTGGTGATGAAAAGCAAAGTTCAGATTTCAAAAGTGTTGTAGAGCTTACAAATGGAACATCTG TTCTATTTGCAGAAGATGGTCAAGAGAAGAGCAATGAGGACGCTCCGGAGAACAATCCTCAGTATACAACTGTTTATGTTGGCAATCTTTCTTCAGAG GTTACCTCAGTTGATCTCCACCGACATTTTCATGCTCTTTGTGTTGGAACAATTGAAGATGTTCGGGTACAGCGAGACAAGGGTTTCGGGTTTGTGAGATACTCTACACATCCTGAAGCTGCCCTGGCTATTCAGATGGGTAATGCTCGGATTCTCTGCGGCAAACCAATTAAG TGTTCGTGGGGAAGTAAACCAACTCCCCCAGGAACAAGCTCTACTCCTCTTCCTCCACCTCCTGCACCACATTTGCCAGGTTTCTCAGCCACAGACCTTGCTGCCTATGAGCGACAGATAGCATTAAGCAAAATAGCTGGGGCACAGGCCCTAATGCATCCGCAGGCACAGCATGCCCTTAAGCTGGGAATGGGTGCTGCTGGGGCTAGTCAAGCAATCTATGACAGTAGTGGGTTCCAGAACGTCGCAACAACCCAGCAGCTTATGTACTATTAG
- the LOC102630644 gene encoding oligouridylate-binding protein 1-like isoform X2 — translation MQQHRLKQQTMMQQQSLYQYHPSLLAAPQIEPILSGNLPPRFDASTCRSVYVGNIHPQVTNALLQEVFSSTGPLEGCKLIKKDKSSYGFVDYFDRRSAALAIVTLNGRHIFGQPIKVNWAYASSQREDTSGHFNVFVGDLSPEVTDATLFACFSVFPTCSDARVMWDQKTGRSRGFGFVSFRNQEDAQSAINDLNGKWLGNRQIRCNWAAKGATSGDEKQSSDFKSVVELTNGTSEDGQEKSNEDAPENNPQYTTVYVGNLSSEVTSVDLHRHFHALCVGTIEDVRVQRDKGFGFVRYSTHPEAALAIQMGNARILCGKPIKCSWGSKPTPPGTSSTPLPPPPAPHLPGFSATDLAAYERQIALSKIAGAQALMHPQAQHALKLGMGAAGASQAIYDSSGFQNVATTQQLMYY, via the exons ATGCAGCAGCATAGGCTGAAGCAACAAACAATGATGCAGCAGCAGTCTTTATACCAATACCATCCCAGTCTCTTAGCTGCTCCTCAG ATAGAGCCTATCTTGAGTGGAAATCTGCCTCCGCGATTTGATGCAAGTACATGCCGCAGCGT GTATGTTGGAAACATTCATCCTCAGGTTACAAATGCCCTGCTTCAAGAGGTTTTTTCAAGTACCGGTCCCCTTGAAGGATGCAAGCTCATTAAAAAAGATAAG TCATCCTATGGCTTTGTGGACTACTTTGATCGCAGATCAGCTGCCCTTGCAATTGTGACTCTTAATGGAAGGCACAT ATTTGGACAACCTATTAAAGTAAACTGGGCTTATGCTAGCAGCCAGAGAGAGGACACATCAG GTCATTTCAACGTTTTTGTTGGTGATCTTAGCCCTGAAGTAACAGATGCTACTTTGTTTGCGTGCTTCTCTGTGTTTCCTACTTGTTC GGATGCAAGGGTTATGTGGGACCAAAAGACTGGGCGTTCAAGGGGTTTTGGGTTTGTTTCTTTTCGGAATCAGGAG GATGCCCAAAGTGCAATAAATGACTTAAATG GGAAGTGGCTTGGTAATAGACAGATTCGGTGCAACTGGGCTGCAAAAGGTGCTACCTCTGGTGATGAAAAGCAAAGTTCAGATTTCAAAAGTGTTGTAGAGCTTACAAATGGAACATCTG AAGATGGTCAAGAGAAGAGCAATGAGGACGCTCCGGAGAACAATCCTCAGTATACAACTGTTTATGTTGGCAATCTTTCTTCAGAG GTTACCTCAGTTGATCTCCACCGACATTTTCATGCTCTTTGTGTTGGAACAATTGAAGATGTTCGGGTACAGCGAGACAAGGGTTTCGGGTTTGTGAGATACTCTACACATCCTGAAGCTGCCCTGGCTATTCAGATGGGTAATGCTCGGATTCTCTGCGGCAAACCAATTAAG TGTTCGTGGGGAAGTAAACCAACTCCCCCAGGAACAAGCTCTACTCCTCTTCCTCCACCTCCTGCACCACATTTGCCAGGTTTCTCAGCCACAGACCTTGCTGCCTATGAGCGACAGATAGCATTAAGCAAAATAGCTGGGGCACAGGCCCTAATGCATCCGCAGGCACAGCATGCCCTTAAGCTGGGAATGGGTGCTGCTGGGGCTAGTCAAGCAATCTATGACAGTAGTGGGTTCCAGAACGTCGCAACAACCCAGCAGCTTATGTACTATTAG
- the LOC102630338 gene encoding FCS-Like Zinc finger 14-like isoform X1: MLGNRPRPVIGKLSALLVSGNRAGFSDVGTSPRGPLDLKIQSPRCGLRCYDAGGVGLGIVAALEKSNTACGHEILAKFAVCSNNNKSISPPIPVSSGKNCERCCQDLEIESLEDYTYVTCHGPNNKSVTRVYYDGSVTAVKESSARFAEADVSAAYYYPTSDFLSSCHLCQKKLHGRDIYMYRGEKAFCSNECRSTQIMMDERKEQCRADAPRTADVASSPYTRDHIFSTGILAI, encoded by the exons ATGTTGGGCAACAGACCTCGCCCGGTGATCGGAAAATTATCGGCTTTATTGGTTTCCGGCAACCGTGCCGGGTTTTCGGACGTGGGCACAAGCCCGAGAGGTCCACTGGACTTAAAAATTCAGTCACCGAGATGTGGTCTAAGATGTTATGATGCAGGTGGGGTTGGGTTGGGCATAGTGGCAGCACTAGAAAAGTCTAATACCGCTTGTGGGCACGAAATTTTGGCTAAATTTGCCGTAtgtagtaataataacaaatcaaTCAGCCCTCCAATTCCTGTTAGCTCAGGCAAGAATTGTGAGAGATGTTGTCAGGATTTGGAGATTGAGAGCTTGGAGGATTACACTTATGTGACCTGTCATGGGCCTAATAACAAGTCTGTCACTCGAGTCTATTACGATGGCTCTGTTACCGCCGTTAAAGAATCATCTGCAAGATTTGCGGAAGCTGATGTGTCGGCTGCTTATTACTACCCCACTTCGGATTTTCTCAGTTCATGCCATTTGTGCCAGAAAAAGCTGCACGGCAGAGATATATACATGTACAG AGGGGAGAAGGCGTTTTGCAGTAACGAGTGTCGGTCCACGCAAATAATGATGGACGAGAGGAAAGAACAATGCAGAGCTGATGCTCCAAGAACTGCAGATGTTGCAAGTTCGCCTTACACAAGGGATCACATATTTTCAACTGGTATTCTTgcaatttaa